A region of Acidimicrobiales bacterium DNA encodes the following proteins:
- a CDS encoding acyl-CoA dehydrogenase family protein has protein sequence MAPDVNPDATEGQPPSLPTIDEFRAEARAWLSQRVPLRRQRATNWGEGSDRVPVFHNVSVEEERKVIDDLRAWKRQRFDAGYGPLSWPPEYGGRSLPPVYELAFSEEEAAFDVPPVHEAVGITTELIAPTIREWGTAEQRNRFLMPMLRTDELWCQLYSEPGAGSDLAAIRTRADFDGEQWTINGQKVWTSGAQHASWGYLIARSDPSLPKHRGLTAFLLPMDAPGVEVRPLRQMSGGSSFNEVFFTDVRLADTARLGERNGGWSVAMTTLGFERVAGSGEGGDLIGRFQAALGLSRHFGRDRDPVVRQQLAAVYMYGRLAELNSERARQAWSAGATPGPEGSISKLFHANGLASVTRLVSLLLGPRLAADTGEWGTFAWAEHVTGAPGNRIAGGTDEVQRTIIGERILGLAPEPKVDRDVPFQQAAAR, from the coding sequence ATGGCTCCAGATGTCAACCCAGACGCCACCGAAGGGCAGCCACCGTCGCTGCCCACCATCGACGAGTTCCGTGCCGAGGCGCGGGCGTGGCTCTCGCAACGGGTGCCGTTGCGGCGCCAGCGGGCCACGAACTGGGGCGAGGGGTCGGATCGGGTGCCGGTGTTCCACAACGTGTCGGTCGAGGAAGAGCGCAAGGTCATCGACGACCTCCGGGCCTGGAAGCGTCAGCGGTTCGACGCTGGCTACGGGCCGCTGAGCTGGCCGCCGGAGTACGGCGGACGATCGCTCCCCCCGGTCTATGAGCTCGCCTTCAGCGAGGAGGAGGCGGCGTTCGACGTGCCGCCCGTGCACGAGGCGGTCGGCATCACCACCGAGCTGATCGCGCCCACCATCCGAGAGTGGGGGACCGCCGAGCAGCGGAACCGATTCTTGATGCCGATGCTCCGGACCGACGAGCTGTGGTGCCAGCTGTACTCCGAGCCCGGCGCTGGCTCGGACCTGGCCGCCATCAGGACGAGGGCCGACTTCGACGGCGAGCAGTGGACGATCAACGGCCAGAAGGTCTGGACCTCGGGCGCCCAGCACGCATCGTGGGGGTATCTGATCGCCCGCTCAGATCCCAGCCTGCCGAAGCACAGGGGCCTCACCGCGTTCCTCCTCCCGATGGACGCCCCCGGCGTCGAGGTCCGTCCCCTGCGCCAGATGTCCGGTGGCTCATCGTTCAACGAGGTGTTCTTCACCGACGTCCGCCTCGCGGACACCGCCCGCCTCGGGGAGCGCAACGGTGGTTGGAGCGTCGCCATGACCACGCTCGGGTTCGAGCGCGTGGCGGGGAGCGGCGAGGGCGGCGACCTCATCGGCCGGTTCCAGGCCGCCCTCGGCCTGTCCCGCCACTTCGGCCGCGACCGTGACCCGGTCGTCCGCCAGCAGCTGGCGGCCGTCTACATGTACGGACGGCTGGCCGAGTTGAACAGTGAGCGGGCCAGGCAAGCGTGGAGCGCGGGAGCGACTCCAGGGCCCGAGGGCTCGATCAGCAAGCTGTTCCACGCCAACGGGCTCGCGTCGGTCACCAGGCTCGTGTCGCTGCTCCTCGGCCCCCGCCTGGCCGCCGACACCGGCGAGTGGGGCACGTTCGCCTGGGCCGAGCACGTGACGGGCGCTCCGGGGAACCGCATCGCCGGTGGTACCGATGAGGTGCAGCGGACGATCATCGGCGAGCGGATCCTTGGGCTCGCGCCGGAGCCCAAGGTCGACCGGGACGTTCCCTTCCAGCAGGCTGCGGCCCGCTGA
- a CDS encoding AMP-binding protein: MLDRTLIMPSLVAQRAREHPDRVLIEHVDGERLTYSELHGGAQRWAGAYQRLGVHAGDTVVTMSSIRFEFYFSWLGLSWLRAVETPINTDYRGPMLVHALTNSGASVVLVEARFLDRFEAVAADLDAKPTLVVLDADGSLPASSFELMTAEQFLSGGGPACDLEAPNVWDIASIVYTSGTTGPSKGVMMPWGQLHQLAVGAFPPGAFGEDDCFYLPVVTYHMGAKAMPYLMALVNGRVVIRDRFSATAFLDDIEAHRCTITVMVAAIAQLMSARDPKPDDADSPLRYALMAPVLPDVEAFCARFGLKAGTAYAMTELAPVIASDGGDVTNANHASCGRLRPGFEVRIVDEHDCEVPVGEVGELIVRSDEPWTLNAGYLGMPEATARAWRNGWFHTGDAFRRDAEGNFYFLDRIKDAIRRRGENISSFEVEGIVSSHPEVQEAAAVAVPSELNEDEVKVVVVRRPESRLSEIELIEFLVPIMPRFMVPRYVEFVPALPKTPTDRIQKVMLRKVGITPATWDRVQAGIEIPA; encoded by the coding sequence TTGCTCGACCGCACGCTGATCATGCCCAGCCTCGTCGCGCAGCGGGCCCGGGAGCACCCCGACCGTGTGCTGATCGAGCACGTCGACGGTGAACGGCTGACCTACTCGGAGCTGCACGGGGGCGCGCAGCGATGGGCCGGCGCGTACCAGCGGCTCGGCGTCCACGCCGGCGACACCGTCGTGACGATGTCCTCGATCAGGTTCGAGTTCTACTTCTCGTGGCTCGGGCTCTCCTGGCTGCGGGCCGTGGAGACACCCATCAACACCGACTACCGCGGGCCGATGCTGGTCCACGCCCTCACCAACTCCGGGGCGAGTGTCGTGCTGGTAGAGGCCCGCTTCCTCGACAGGTTCGAGGCCGTCGCCGCCGACCTCGACGCGAAGCCCACCCTGGTCGTGCTCGACGCGGACGGCTCGCTGCCGGCCTCATCGTTCGAGTTGATGACCGCGGAGCAGTTCCTCAGCGGCGGTGGCCCCGCCTGCGACCTCGAGGCGCCGAACGTGTGGGACATCGCCTCGATCGTCTACACGTCGGGCACGACCGGACCGTCGAAGGGCGTCATGATGCCCTGGGGTCAGCTCCACCAGTTGGCGGTCGGTGCCTTCCCGCCCGGTGCGTTCGGCGAGGACGACTGCTTCTACCTACCGGTCGTCACCTACCACATGGGAGCGAAGGCCATGCCGTACCTGATGGCCCTCGTCAACGGCCGGGTCGTGATCCGTGACCGGTTCAGCGCGACCGCCTTCCTGGATGACATCGAGGCGCACCGGTGCACGATCACGGTCATGGTCGCCGCCATCGCGCAGCTCATGAGCGCGCGCGATCCGAAGCCCGACGACGCTGACTCACCGCTGCGCTATGCGTTGATGGCACCGGTCCTCCCCGACGTCGAGGCCTTCTGCGCCCGCTTCGGGCTCAAGGCCGGCACCGCCTACGCCATGACCGAGCTCGCACCCGTGATCGCCTCGGACGGCGGGGACGTCACCAACGCCAACCACGCGAGCTGTGGGCGGCTCAGGCCCGGCTTCGAGGTTCGCATAGTCGACGAACACGACTGCGAAGTCCCCGTCGGCGAAGTCGGCGAACTCATCGTCCGAAGCGATGAACCGTGGACGCTCAACGCGGGCTACCTCGGCATGCCCGAGGCGACGGCGCGGGCCTGGCGCAACGGCTGGTTCCACACCGGCGACGCCTTCCGGCGCGACGCCGAAGGCAACTTCTACTTCCTCGACCGGATCAAGGACGCCATCCGCAGGCGGGGCGAGAACATCTCTAGCTTCGAAGTCGAGGGCATCGTCAGCAGCCACCCGGAGGTCCAGGAAGCGGCGGCGGTCGCGGTCCCGTCCGAGCTCAACGAGGACGAGGTCAAGGTGGTCGTCGTGCGCCGGCCGGAGTCCCGGCTGAGCGAGATCGAGCTGATCGAGTTCCTCGTCCCGATCATGCCGCGGTTCATGGTCCCTCGCTATGTCGAGTTCGTCCCCGCTCTCCCGAAGACCCCGACCGACCGCATCCAGAAGGTCATGCTGCGGAAGGTCGGGATCACGCCGGCCACCTGGGACCGGGTTCAGGCCGGGATCGAGATCCCGGCCTGA
- a CDS encoding AMP-binding protein, giving the protein MWRLLSERARRTGDRPFLVWQPYATGGERTWTYAELHRAAASVGSGLVRRGVNPGDRVLVHLENCPEFVIAWFACAAVGAVAVTTNARSAGAELAYFAEDCEAVGAITQPKFAELVSASAPWLRWQCMTDDDGGAPVGVGGDPDSFDALAGDPDDLPARPVDPLAPMSVQYTSGTTSRPKGVLWTHANALWGARVNAVHEDLHPDDCHLVYHPLFHTNGLAFSMLASLWVGARFVLVPKWSTSRFWDVSLRHRCTWLSLMGLSSRVLADGDAPWGHHYRLFGGALCDTPLDAAYGVKTIGWWAMTETISHGVVGSPYTPDRPMSMGRPAPEYRIAVVGDDGATPVDVGETGHLLVKGVRGLSLFAEYLNQPQATADAFDERGWFRTGDLVTVHPDGYLSFADRAKDVLRVGAENVAASEVERVLIATGSVVEAAVVSRPDDKLDEVPVAFVVARRADDGLAQALIEACTAELAPFKVPRAVYCVRELPRSTLGKVNKVELRRVAEPGADRSAAEARWLQILEAGD; this is encoded by the coding sequence GTGTGGAGGCTCCTCTCCGAGCGCGCCAGGCGAACCGGCGACCGCCCCTTCCTCGTCTGGCAGCCTTACGCAACCGGCGGCGAGCGGACCTGGACATACGCCGAGCTCCACCGGGCGGCAGCAAGCGTCGGATCCGGGCTGGTCCGGCGGGGTGTGAATCCTGGCGACAGGGTGCTCGTACATCTCGAGAACTGCCCCGAGTTCGTGATCGCGTGGTTCGCCTGCGCCGCCGTGGGGGCGGTCGCCGTCACCACCAACGCCCGTTCGGCCGGCGCCGAACTGGCCTACTTCGCGGAGGACTGCGAGGCCGTTGGCGCCATCACCCAGCCGAAGTTCGCAGAGCTCGTCTCCGCGAGCGCGCCGTGGTTGCGCTGGCAGTGCATGACAGATGACGACGGGGGAGCGCCGGTGGGGGTGGGGGGTGACCCGGACTCGTTCGACGCTCTGGCCGGTGATCCGGACGACCTCCCAGCGCGACCCGTCGATCCGCTCGCCCCGATGAGCGTGCAGTACACCTCCGGGACGACCTCGAGACCCAAGGGCGTGCTGTGGACCCACGCCAACGCGCTCTGGGGCGCCCGGGTCAACGCCGTCCACGAGGACCTCCACCCGGATGACTGCCACCTCGTGTACCACCCGCTGTTCCACACGAACGGGCTGGCCTTCTCGATGCTGGCCAGCTTGTGGGTCGGGGCCCGGTTCGTGCTCGTACCCAAGTGGTCGACCAGCCGCTTCTGGGACGTGTCCCTCCGCCACCGCTGCACGTGGCTGTCATTGATGGGGTTGTCGTCCCGGGTGCTCGCCGATGGTGACGCTCCCTGGGGCCACCACTACCGGCTGTTCGGAGGCGCGTTGTGCGACACGCCTCTCGACGCGGCCTACGGCGTCAAGACGATCGGCTGGTGGGCGATGACCGAGACGATCTCGCACGGCGTCGTCGGCAGCCCGTACACGCCGGACCGGCCGATGTCGATGGGACGCCCGGCCCCCGAGTATCGCATCGCCGTCGTGGGCGACGACGGGGCGACGCCGGTCGACGTCGGGGAGACGGGTCACCTGCTGGTCAAGGGCGTCCGGGGTCTCTCACTGTTCGCCGAGTACCTCAACCAGCCGCAGGCGACGGCCGACGCTTTCGACGAGCGGGGTTGGTTCCGCACCGGCGACCTCGTCACCGTCCACCCCGACGGCTACCTGAGCTTCGCCGACCGGGCGAAGGACGTGCTGCGGGTCGGCGCCGAGAACGTCGCCGCCTCCGAGGTCGAGCGTGTGCTGATCGCCACCGGCTCTGTCGTCGAAGCCGCTGTGGTCTCCCGCCCCGACGACAAGCTCGACGAGGTTCCCGTCGCCTTCGTCGTCGCCCGCCGGGCGGACGACGGCCTGGCGCAGGCGCTGATCGAGGCGTGCACGGCCGAGCTGGCGCCCTTCAAGGTGCCCCGGGCCGTCTACTGCGTCCGCGAGCTCCCTCGCTCGACCCTCGGCAAGGTCAACAAGGTCGAGCTCCGCCGGGTCGCCGAACCCGGCGCCGACCGTTCGGCCGCCGAAGCGCGGTGGCTGCAGATCTTGGAGGCCGGAGACTGA
- a CDS encoding long-chain-fatty-acid--CoA ligase produces the protein MLVHDYLEYWARVTPSTACIEDDDGVWTYAEVNARSDRVAEALASLGLVPGDRLAVLSENRVEYLPLYFGAFKAGVVPVPLNYRLHPREWVHIVNDAGARAVIAESRYTAALDSVRPGLDGVGRFVALGESGRGWLAFDQVVGSATGETTDHRVDETADLYQMYTSGTTGRPKGAVLTHRAVDSNIRQTQIVLGLRPGSRALIVMPLYHAGAAVQCFSVVASGGTILLRPGFDAADCVQTMDERGVATATFVPAMIQAMLVGVPEVGDRAFLSLERIAYGASPIAEETLRQAIQVFGCDFVQATGMTECSSVVTLLGPDDHRLALAGRPELLLSCGRPAVGTRVRVVDDLDRDTGPGEKGEILVSGPQTMRGYWNMPDATADALRDGWMHTGDAGHLDEDGYLYVSDRVKDMIVSGGENVYPREVEDVLFRMPEIADAAVIGVPDERWGETVKAVVVVRPGLSVTESAVIAWCRDRLAGFKCPRSVDLVDELPRNPSGKVLKRVLREPHWVNEARSVG, from the coding sequence GTGCTGGTCCACGACTACCTGGAGTACTGGGCCCGAGTGACGCCATCCACGGCCTGCATCGAGGACGACGATGGCGTCTGGACCTACGCCGAGGTGAACGCTCGGAGCGATCGGGTCGCCGAGGCGCTGGCGTCTCTCGGCCTGGTGCCGGGCGACCGTCTCGCCGTTCTCTCCGAGAACCGCGTGGAGTATCTGCCGCTGTACTTCGGGGCGTTCAAGGCGGGAGTGGTCCCCGTGCCGCTCAACTACCGGCTGCACCCCCGGGAGTGGGTCCACATCGTCAACGACGCGGGCGCAAGGGCGGTGATCGCCGAGTCGCGCTACACAGCGGCCCTGGACAGCGTGCGCCCAGGGCTGGATGGGGTCGGGCGATTCGTCGCGCTCGGCGAGTCGGGGCGTGGCTGGCTCGCCTTCGACCAGGTCGTCGGGTCCGCGACCGGTGAGACGACCGATCATCGCGTCGACGAGACCGCCGATCTCTACCAGATGTACACGAGCGGCACGACCGGCCGGCCGAAGGGCGCCGTGCTCACGCACCGGGCAGTGGACAGCAACATCCGCCAGACCCAGATCGTCCTCGGGCTCCGGCCGGGCTCCCGGGCCCTGATCGTGATGCCCCTCTACCACGCCGGCGCCGCGGTCCAGTGCTTCTCGGTGGTGGCCTCGGGCGGCACCATCCTCCTCCGGCCGGGCTTCGATGCCGCCGATTGCGTCCAGACGATGGACGAGCGCGGCGTCGCCACGGCGACGTTCGTCCCCGCGATGATCCAGGCGATGCTCGTCGGTGTCCCTGAGGTGGGGGATCGCGCCTTCCTCAGCCTCGAGCGCATCGCGTACGGAGCCTCGCCGATCGCCGAGGAGACTCTCCGGCAGGCGATCCAAGTGTTCGGCTGCGACTTCGTCCAGGCCACCGGCATGACGGAGTGCTCATCGGTCGTCACGTTGCTCGGGCCGGACGACCACCGCCTGGCCCTCGCCGGCCGGCCCGAGCTGCTCCTGTCCTGCGGACGACCGGCCGTCGGAACGCGGGTCCGGGTGGTCGACGACCTCGACCGGGACACCGGCCCAGGGGAGAAGGGCGAGATCCTCGTGTCCGGACCCCAGACGATGCGGGGCTACTGGAACATGCCCGACGCCACCGCCGACGCCCTGCGCGACGGCTGGATGCACACCGGCGATGCCGGCCACCTCGACGAGGACGGGTACCTCTACGTCTCAGACCGGGTCAAGGACATGATCGTCTCGGGCGGCGAGAACGTGTACCCGCGGGAGGTCGAGGACGTCCTGTTCCGGATGCCCGAGATCGCAGATGCCGCGGTCATCGGTGTGCCCGACGAGAGATGGGGCGAGACGGTCAAGGCCGTGGTGGTCGTCCGCCCGGGGCTCTCCGTCACCGAGAGCGCGGTGATCGCGTGGTGCCGGGACCGGCTTGCCGGGTTCAAGTGTCCACGATCGGTCGACCTGGTCGACGAGCTGCCCCGCAACCCGTCCGGCAAGGTCCTCAAACGAGTCCTGCGCGAACCGCACTGGGTGAACGAGGCCCGCAGTGTCGGCTGA